The following are encoded in a window of Risungbinella massiliensis genomic DNA:
- a CDS encoding PIG-L family deacetylase, translating into MKSNWLIGLVALTCLFSGSYLVWKSIDNINKVQAESKSVPVKGPTLEELQRKQPGDGVEPLKIDPSKFQHREISIYYVPHPDDEILTFGVPIRNDIQSGRVVFLILLSHGESTGAIDKVSRLAKKKLTPKQIGEARVLEFRDAARSLGVEEPFYHIYNMPGGKYQHDVIQNIALYFEHNFPSVIHNTMSEEDVLSDHHIPAKVIGALQKEGKVKQFQTYSSVYMDRISKKKRDGYKVYLISPHDKESLDQAIHAYKIWNPTTGRYAIGNHSVSDQFRALQQDYYARRSPN; encoded by the coding sequence ATGAAGTCAAATTGGCTCATTGGCTTAGTCGCTCTCACTTGTTTATTTAGCGGGTCCTATTTGGTTTGGAAATCTATTGATAATATAAACAAAGTACAAGCAGAAAGTAAATCTGTCCCAGTCAAAGGTCCTACTCTGGAAGAGTTACAACGCAAACAGCCTGGCGATGGGGTGGAACCACTCAAGATTGATCCAAGTAAATTTCAACATCGGGAAATTTCTATTTACTATGTACCCCATCCAGATGACGAAATCCTGACCTTTGGAGTTCCGATTCGCAACGATATCCAAAGTGGTAGAGTGGTATTCCTGATCTTGCTTTCCCACGGCGAATCGACTGGGGCAATTGATAAGGTGAGTCGGCTAGCAAAGAAAAAACTGACTCCCAAACAGATCGGAGAGGCACGTGTCCTTGAATTCCGAGATGCAGCGAGATCCCTAGGAGTAGAGGAACCTTTTTATCATATTTATAATATGCCTGGTGGCAAATACCAACATGATGTAATTCAGAATATCGCACTCTATTTTGAACATAATTTCCCTAGTGTGATTCACAATACCATGAGTGAAGAAGATGTTCTCTCCGATCATCATATTCCAGCCAAGGTAATTGGCGCTTTGCAAAAAGAAGGGAAGGTAAAACAGTTCCAAACCTATTCTTCCGTCTATATGGATCGGATTTCCAAGAAAAAACGAGATGGTTACAAGGTATATCTCATCTCGCCCCATGATAAAGAATCACTAGATCAAGCTATTCATGCTTATAAAATATGGAATCCCACAACTGGTCGCTATGCGATAGGCAACCATAGTGTCTCTGATCAATTCCGCGCATTGCAACAAGACTACTATGCCAGACGTAGTCCTAACTAA
- a CDS encoding 3-hydroxyacyl-CoA dehydrogenase/enoyl-CoA hydratase family protein: protein MLKQIRRAAVLGSGVMGATIAGHLANVGIPTLLLDIVPRELTEQEKKAGLTLQDQTVRNRIASIGAKRLLKEKPAPLYTPEVLNLIEVGNLEDDLSKLSEVDWVIEVVVENLAIKQALFANIEKHWKPGILVTSNTSGISLHEMVKDRSEEFRQHFFGTHFFNPPRYLHLLEVIPTKWSNPELVSFMKAFAEKRLGKGVVLAKDTPNFIANRIGTYGLQVTLQAMEELGLGPDEVDTVTGRAMGRPKSATFRTLDLVGLDTYIHVTKNVADQAQDEEDRETFAVPKLLSEMVSKGWLGAKSGQGFYLKQKGSKGSTILALDPETMEYREQRKLKAPSLDLSKRAKTLPDQLKALVYAEDKAGKLAWTITKKVLLYSAKKLEEIADSIQSVDEAMKWGFNWELGPFETWDAIGVTNSVAKMKSEGETIPAWVEEMLAGGNETFYQLGDGIVKQFGITGKWSNVEEPKEKISLSRLKEQGKLIKGNKGASLIDLGDGIAALEFHSLKQAIGADVIQMMQYAMKEVETNYRGLVIGNQAPNFCVGANLMLMLMEAQDHNWPELDFMVRQFQQTMGALRTVNVPVVAAPFQLALGGGVEVCLPADRIQASSETYMGLVEVGVGLIPGGGGTKEMLRRITEKKGSTDGFSLQPLVNQAFQTIAQATVSTSGVQARELGFLRAEDGITANPNFLIYDAKKVAIQMAELGYQSPGARKIPVMGETGFNVLRFAAYDFLQSGYISEHDYKIATKLAYVLSGGDLPEGTLVDEQYLLDLEREAFLSLIGEPKTQQRMQYMLAKGKPLRN, encoded by the coding sequence TTGTTGAAACAGATCCGAAGAGCAGCAGTGTTAGGCTCTGGAGTGATGGGGGCAACAATTGCTGGTCATCTAGCTAACGTAGGGATTCCAACACTTTTATTGGATATTGTACCAAGGGAACTGACCGAACAAGAGAAAAAAGCAGGACTTACATTACAAGACCAGACAGTACGAAATAGGATCGCCTCTATTGGTGCCAAGAGACTTCTAAAAGAGAAACCAGCACCACTATATACTCCAGAAGTACTAAACCTGATTGAGGTCGGCAATCTAGAGGATGATTTGTCTAAGCTATCAGAAGTGGATTGGGTAATTGAGGTAGTAGTCGAGAATCTGGCAATCAAACAGGCTCTTTTTGCGAATATCGAAAAACATTGGAAACCAGGAATCTTGGTTACTTCGAATACCTCAGGTATTTCGCTACATGAGATGGTAAAAGATCGCTCCGAGGAGTTTCGTCAACATTTCTTTGGTACACATTTCTTTAATCCACCACGCTACCTACATTTATTAGAAGTGATTCCGACAAAGTGGAGTAATCCAGAACTCGTTTCCTTTATGAAAGCGTTTGCGGAGAAGAGGCTGGGCAAGGGTGTCGTTTTAGCCAAGGATACGCCGAATTTTATAGCGAACCGTATCGGAACATATGGATTACAAGTGACTTTGCAAGCGATGGAAGAGCTGGGATTGGGACCGGATGAGGTAGATACAGTAACGGGCAGAGCAATGGGAAGACCTAAAAGTGCAACTTTTCGCACACTCGATCTAGTCGGTCTTGATACTTATATACATGTGACAAAAAATGTAGCTGATCAGGCGCAAGATGAAGAAGATCGTGAAACGTTTGCCGTACCTAAGTTACTGTCAGAGATGGTTTCGAAAGGTTGGTTGGGAGCGAAGAGTGGGCAAGGATTTTATTTAAAACAAAAAGGTTCGAAAGGCTCGACGATCTTGGCTCTAGATCCAGAAACGATGGAATATCGAGAGCAAAGGAAGTTAAAGGCTCCGTCACTCGATTTATCGAAAAGAGCGAAAACGCTACCAGATCAGCTAAAAGCTCTCGTGTATGCGGAAGACAAAGCAGGGAAATTGGCTTGGACTATTACAAAGAAAGTGCTTCTCTATTCAGCCAAAAAGTTAGAAGAAATTGCCGATAGCATTCAAAGTGTTGATGAAGCGATGAAGTGGGGCTTTAACTGGGAGCTAGGACCTTTTGAAACATGGGATGCAATTGGAGTAACAAACTCGGTTGCCAAGATGAAATCAGAAGGAGAAACGATCCCAGCTTGGGTCGAAGAAATGCTGGCTGGTGGGAACGAGACTTTCTACCAGTTAGGCGATGGGATTGTAAAACAATTTGGGATTACGGGCAAATGGTCCAATGTAGAGGAGCCAAAAGAAAAAATATCACTATCTCGCCTCAAAGAACAAGGCAAGCTGATCAAGGGAAACAAAGGGGCTAGTCTCATTGACTTAGGGGATGGAATTGCAGCACTAGAGTTTCATTCGCTCAAACAAGCTATTGGAGCAGATGTGATTCAGATGATGCAATACGCAATGAAAGAGGTAGAAACCAACTATCGTGGGTTGGTAATCGGGAACCAAGCTCCTAATTTCTGTGTTGGTGCCAACCTAATGCTGATGCTGATGGAAGCGCAAGATCATAACTGGCCGGAATTAGACTTTATGGTACGACAGTTCCAACAAACGATGGGGGCACTTCGTACCGTGAATGTCCCAGTAGTAGCGGCACCTTTCCAACTTGCTCTGGGTGGCGGAGTGGAGGTCTGTCTACCAGCTGATCGGATTCAAGCATCTAGTGAGACATATATGGGTCTAGTAGAGGTAGGAGTAGGACTGATTCCAGGTGGTGGTGGAACGAAGGAGATGTTGCGTCGAATCACCGAAAAGAAAGGTTCGACGGATGGTTTTAGCTTACAACCACTAGTCAACCAAGCATTCCAAACCATTGCTCAGGCAACTGTCTCTACTTCAGGTGTTCAAGCAAGAGAGCTGGGCTTCTTACGTGCTGAAGATGGGATTACTGCCAATCCAAACTTCTTGATTTACGATGCGAAAAAAGTAGCAATTCAGATGGCGGAGTTAGGATATCAGAGCCCAGGTGCTCGCAAGATTCCAGTAATGGGAGAGACAGGGTTCAACGTATTACGTTTCGCAGCATATGACTTCCTCCAATCTGGATATATCTCCGAACACGACTACAAGATTGCGACCAAACTAGCATATGTCCTGTCTGGTGGCGATCTACCAGAAGGTACATTGGTAGATGAGCAATACTTACTAGATTTAGAGAGAGAGGCCTTCCTTAGTTTGATTGGGGAGCCAAAAACCCAACAACGGATGCAATACATGTTGGCCAAAGGAAAACCATTACGTAACTAG
- a CDS encoding thiolase family protein has translation MQEAVIVAATRTAVGKAKKGSLRYTRPDDLGAIVVRDVLEKVPQVDVQEVEDVIMGCAFPEAEQGMNLGRIVALRAGLPTTVPGMTVNRFCSSGLQTIALAAEKIMSGFADVVIAGGIESMSMVPMGGNKPAFNPYLMETLPETYMSMGHTAEEVSKRYGITREEQDRFALRSHQNAFAAIQSGKFEKEIVPVPVSYSYLDEKGKKQRKEYLFQQDEGVRPDTSLEVLAKLRPVFRVGGTVTAGNSSQTSDGAAAVLVMSRKRAEELGVKPLAIFRGFQLGGVDPDVMGVGPIVAVPKLLAKTGVTLDQIDVVELNEAFAAQALAVVKELGINLDIVNLNGGAIALGHPLGCSGAKLTVTALHELERQQKRFALITMCIGGGMGAAGLIERVS, from the coding sequence ATACAAGAAGCTGTGATCGTGGCTGCTACACGTACAGCGGTCGGCAAAGCAAAGAAGGGGAGCTTGCGTTACACAAGACCAGATGATCTTGGTGCGATCGTAGTGCGAGATGTATTGGAGAAGGTTCCACAAGTAGATGTCCAAGAGGTAGAAGATGTCATCATGGGTTGTGCCTTTCCAGAGGCAGAACAAGGAATGAACTTAGGACGGATCGTGGCCCTTCGTGCTGGATTACCTACTACTGTTCCTGGGATGACAGTGAATAGATTTTGTTCCTCGGGTTTGCAGACGATTGCACTTGCTGCAGAGAAAATTATGAGTGGTTTTGCAGATGTGGTGATTGCAGGTGGAATTGAAAGCATGAGCATGGTTCCAATGGGAGGGAACAAACCTGCTTTTAACCCCTATTTGATGGAAACGCTTCCTGAAACCTATATGTCAATGGGACACACCGCAGAGGAAGTCTCGAAGCGATATGGGATTACACGGGAAGAGCAGGATCGATTTGCCCTTCGCAGCCATCAAAACGCATTTGCAGCGATTCAATCTGGGAAATTTGAGAAAGAAATCGTACCTGTGCCTGTCTCCTACTCCTATTTAGATGAAAAAGGGAAAAAACAGCGTAAAGAGTATCTTTTCCAACAAGATGAAGGGGTTCGCCCTGATACGAGCCTCGAGGTACTTGCCAAACTCCGTCCTGTCTTCCGTGTAGGAGGAACGGTTACTGCTGGAAATTCCTCACAGACAAGTGATGGTGCAGCAGCAGTACTAGTGATGTCCCGCAAACGGGCAGAGGAGCTAGGAGTAAAGCCGCTTGCGATCTTCCGTGGATTCCAATTGGGTGGGGTAGATCCCGATGTAATGGGAGTAGGTCCAATTGTGGCTGTCCCTAAACTTCTTGCCAAGACAGGTGTTACGTTGGATCAGATTGACGTAGTGGAGCTGAATGAAGCGTTTGCCGCCCAAGCATTGGCAGTAGTTAAGGAGCTCGGAATCAATCTAGATATTGTAAATCTCAATGGCGGTGCGATCGCCTTAGGGCATCCACTAGGCTGCTCTGGTGCCAAATTGACGGTTACCGCTTTACATGAATTAGAGCGCCAACAAAAACGCTTTGCCCTGATTACGATGTGTATCGGTGGGGGAATGGGAGCAGCGGGTCTAATCGAGCGTGTCTCTTAG
- a CDS encoding acyl-CoA dehydrogenase family protein: MTKQATLGGSYLISETAPQDVFTPEDFNEEQKMIGKMTEDFVKDQVWPVLDEIEEHKFEHTVRLLKEAGNLGLLGADVPEKYEGLGLDKVSSSLITEKITLARSFALSHGAHVGIGTLPIVFFGTEEQKKKYLPDLATGRKFAAYALTEPSSGSDALGAKTTAKLTDDGKYYLLNGEKQWITNSGFADVFVVYAKVDGQHFSAFIVERDYDGVSTGPEEKKMGIKGSSTRTLILEDAKVPVENLLGEVGKGHKIAFNILNIGRYKLAVGTMGSAKRAIELSAQYANQRKQFKTPIAKFGLIREKLADMAIKTYAAESMVYRIAGLFEDGLDGVENAEGAVVAAAIHNLAVECSIAKVFSSEVLDFVTDEGVQIHGGYGFMSEYEIENLYRDSRINRIFEGTNEINRLLIPGTLMGKAQKGELPLIPAAMKLQEELLLYMPSLEEEEGALEAEKKLVENAKKIFLMVAGVAVESFGTKLDSQQEILRDLADIAIETFAMESALLRSLKAIAHNGEVKEQSKIDLTTAFIYHSFQKVDAFARHALCSIEEGDMLRTQLSVLKKLTRVQPINEVKLKRGIAKRVLEAEKYVV, from the coding sequence ATGACGAAACAAGCTACATTAGGTGGTTCGTATTTAATTTCCGAGACTGCTCCACAGGATGTTTTTACTCCGGAGGATTTTAATGAAGAACAGAAGATGATCGGAAAGATGACAGAAGACTTTGTGAAAGATCAAGTCTGGCCAGTACTGGATGAGATTGAAGAGCATAAGTTTGAGCACACCGTTCGTCTGCTCAAAGAAGCAGGAAATCTTGGATTACTTGGTGCGGATGTACCAGAGAAATATGAAGGACTAGGTTTAGACAAAGTAAGTTCTAGTCTTATTACCGAAAAGATCACCCTTGCTCGTTCTTTTGCCCTTTCACATGGTGCACATGTGGGAATCGGGACACTGCCAATCGTATTCTTTGGAACGGAGGAGCAAAAGAAAAAATATTTACCAGACTTAGCGACAGGACGCAAGTTTGCGGCATACGCATTGACCGAGCCTAGCTCTGGATCGGATGCACTTGGTGCGAAAACGACTGCCAAGCTTACTGATGATGGCAAGTATTATCTCTTAAATGGAGAAAAACAGTGGATCACCAACTCCGGATTTGCCGATGTCTTTGTTGTCTATGCCAAAGTAGATGGTCAACATTTCTCTGCTTTTATTGTAGAGAGAGACTATGATGGTGTTTCTACTGGTCCAGAAGAGAAAAAGATGGGAATCAAAGGTTCTTCTACGAGAACTTTGATTTTAGAAGATGCCAAAGTACCAGTAGAAAATCTGCTTGGCGAAGTGGGTAAAGGACATAAAATCGCCTTCAACATTCTAAATATTGGTCGATATAAATTAGCAGTCGGAACGATGGGTTCTGCCAAGCGTGCAATTGAACTCTCCGCTCAATATGCCAATCAACGAAAGCAATTCAAAACACCAATCGCCAAGTTTGGTCTGATCCGAGAAAAACTAGCGGATATGGCGATCAAAACGTATGCAGCTGAGAGCATGGTCTACCGAATTGCAGGGCTTTTTGAAGACGGACTTGATGGAGTAGAGAACGCAGAGGGGGCAGTCGTCGCAGCAGCAATTCATAACCTTGCGGTAGAGTGTTCTATTGCCAAAGTATTTAGCTCAGAGGTATTGGATTTTGTTACCGATGAAGGTGTTCAAATTCATGGTGGATATGGTTTTATGAGCGAATATGAGATCGAAAATCTGTATCGTGACTCTCGGATTAACCGAATTTTTGAGGGAACGAATGAGATTAATCGTTTGCTCATCCCAGGTACGTTGATGGGAAAAGCACAAAAAGGGGAACTTCCTCTTATTCCAGCTGCGATGAAACTCCAAGAAGAGCTACTTCTGTATATGCCTAGCTTAGAAGAGGAAGAAGGAGCATTAGAGGCAGAGAAGAAGCTAGTTGAAAATGCAAAGAAAATTTTCCTTATGGTAGCTGGAGTAGCAGTAGAATCATTTGGAACGAAATTGGATTCACAGCAAGAAATTTTACGTGATCTAGCAGATATTGCCATTGAAACTTTTGCGATGGAGAGTGCATTGCTTCGCTCTCTCAAAGCGATTGCGCATAATGGAGAAGTAAAAGAGCAAAGCAAGATCGATCTAACAACTGCGTTTATCTACCATTCATTCCAAAAAGTAGATGCTTTTGCCCGTCATGCACTATGTTCTATTGAAGAGGGAGATATGCTACGTACTCAATTATCGGTGCTAAAGAAATTGACTCGTGTGCAACCGATCAACGAAGTGAAACTCAAAAGAGGGATTGCGAAACGTGTGTTAGAGGCGGAAAAGTATGTAGTTTAA
- a CDS encoding AbrB/MazE/SpoVT family DNA-binding domain-containing protein encodes MMNYMISKISSKFQVVIPREVRKALQLQEGDQLQWNVMKTGEVRVQKLELHTAIVDFFQIMKEEAEKKGYTEEDLLEELNRIRKERDYVKTRE; translated from the coding sequence ATGATGAATTATATGATTAGCAAGATTAGTAGTAAGTTCCAGGTTGTTATTCCCCGAGAGGTGCGGAAAGCTCTCCAACTACAAGAGGGAGATCAACTTCAGTGGAACGTGATGAAGACTGGAGAAGTAAGGGTTCAAAAGTTAGAGCTACATACAGCGATCGTAGATTTTTTTCAGATTATGAAGGAAGAAGCGGAGAAGAAAGGCTATACCGAAGAGGATTTGCTGGAGGAACTAAACCGGATCCGAAAGGAACGTGACTATGTTAAAACACGAGAATAA
- a CDS encoding PIN domain-containing protein, translated as MLKHENKLRVFADTNVFIDAIMGNQASIDFFQHVGTTNQLVLSTSVLQEFFQVIDHKFPEQALLAREFLDFLDCEIVSTPVREKVLLLAEQIPLIRDPDDVHILVSCWLADCDVLVTQDKHFHTTRIREQMNVLRTQDYLRQYVLNDSYLH; from the coding sequence ATGTTAAAACACGAGAATAAGCTTCGTGTCTTTGCAGATACCAACGTTTTTATCGACGCGATCATGGGAAACCAAGCCAGTATTGATTTTTTTCAGCATGTTGGTACTACCAATCAATTGGTTCTTTCGACCTCCGTACTCCAAGAGTTTTTTCAAGTGATAGATCATAAGTTTCCCGAACAGGCACTACTTGCAAGAGAGTTCCTCGATTTTTTAGATTGCGAGATCGTCTCTACTCCTGTTCGAGAAAAAGTTCTTTTGTTAGCGGAACAGATTCCTCTCATTCGTGATCCAGACGATGTGCATATCCTCGTTTCGTGCTGGTTAGCTGATTGTGATGTCCTCGTGACGCAAGATAAACACTTTCATACGACACGTATTCGTGAGCAGATGAATGTTCTGCGTACCCAAGATTATTTACGTCAATACGTGCTCAATGACTCATATCTCCATTAA
- a CDS encoding flavin monoamine oxidase family protein: MKHQTKLSEQEMLSIIDQGLPTTKNPEHILIIGAGIAGLVAGSLLLQAGHQVTILEASNRVGGRILTLREPFTDEHYFNAGAMRIPSKHYLTLAYIEKFGLPLTRFINSTPQDRIYVRGVHTTRQEYERNPDILGFPVAPHERGKTADQLFEEATKSIPEFRKNPDVLRELQEKYSKYSLDNFLRYNPVGPSLSTGAIEMIKVMLDIEGYPELSFLETLQDYRIFKENSFWSIPDGMDRLPNAFLPLLCDQICFYQKVTGITQNSQSATVRVENTQTGAQQLISADRLLVTIPYSVLNFVDITPQPVLSSEKRKVIRELHYLPAQKIGIQFRKRFWEEQGQFGGQVITDLPIRFGYFPNPELQQDKEGGVVTASYTWEDDSIIWDIFSIPEKVNEALYELSKIYGKDVYSYFVTGTAVTWTQMPYAGGASSFFKPEQELEFRNYIASPEGRIYFAGEHTSSLQGWIQGGIESAIQAAWQLSVLA; encoded by the coding sequence ATGAAGCACCAGACGAAACTTTCTGAGCAAGAAATGCTCTCCATCATCGATCAAGGGCTTCCTACAACCAAAAATCCAGAGCATATCCTTATTATTGGTGCAGGGATTGCCGGATTGGTAGCTGGCTCCCTCTTGCTTCAAGCTGGACATCAAGTAACTATCTTAGAAGCATCGAACCGTGTAGGAGGACGAATTCTGACTCTACGAGAGCCCTTTACAGATGAACATTACTTTAACGCTGGTGCTATGCGTATTCCAAGTAAACATTACCTCACACTAGCATACATAGAGAAGTTTGGATTGCCTCTCACTCGATTTATTAATAGTACGCCTCAAGATCGTATCTATGTACGTGGCGTACATACTACTCGTCAAGAATATGAACGAAATCCGGACATATTAGGCTTTCCAGTAGCTCCTCATGAAAGAGGAAAAACAGCAGATCAGCTTTTTGAAGAAGCAACCAAATCAATACCAGAGTTTCGCAAAAACCCAGATGTGCTAAGAGAACTACAGGAGAAATATAGCAAATACTCACTAGATAATTTTCTCCGCTATAATCCAGTCGGTCCATCTCTATCTACTGGAGCGATCGAAATGATCAAAGTAATGCTCGATATCGAAGGTTATCCAGAACTATCATTCCTAGAAACCTTGCAAGACTACCGGATTTTCAAGGAAAATTCTTTTTGGTCCATTCCAGATGGAATGGATCGGCTGCCCAATGCCTTCCTTCCTCTTCTTTGTGATCAAATCTGCTTTTACCAGAAAGTCACAGGTATCACACAGAATTCCCAATCGGCTACTGTACGTGTAGAAAATACCCAAACAGGAGCCCAACAACTAATTTCCGCTGATCGGCTACTTGTGACAATTCCTTATTCCGTACTAAATTTCGTCGATATAACACCTCAACCAGTTCTATCTTCTGAAAAACGAAAAGTGATTCGCGAACTTCATTATCTTCCTGCTCAAAAAATAGGAATCCAATTCCGAAAGCGTTTTTGGGAGGAGCAAGGTCAGTTCGGGGGGCAAGTCATTACCGATCTTCCCATCCGATTTGGCTATTTCCCTAATCCAGAATTACAGCAAGACAAAGAAGGCGGTGTCGTAACAGCTAGCTATACATGGGAAGACGATTCTATTATATGGGATATTTTTTCCATCCCTGAAAAAGTAAACGAAGCTCTCTATGAGCTATCCAAAATTTATGGTAAAGATGTCTATTCTTATTTTGTTACAGGTACAGCGGTAACATGGACTCAAATGCCTTATGCAGGAGGTGCCTCTTCTTTTTTCAAACCAGAACAAGAACTCGAATTTCGAAACTATATTGCTTCTCCAGAAGGTCGAATCTATTTTGCTGGAGAACATACTTCTTCTCTACAAGGGTGGATCCAAGGAGGGATTGAATCTGCAATCCAAGCAGCATGGCAACTTAGTGTCTTAGCTTAA
- a CDS encoding HEAT repeat domain-containing protein, producing MSEIEEVMIDSEDDPELEEKLERIKELAQKRDLASTEEIFQLIKEQQDEHVIWTLVEDLPVLSLPEVAKKALMNIFHTIERGDYSPNSIVIEKLEDYWDEEVEAFLLDNIQDPDEMVRVAICELLGRGESQAGIGALRMLLQDEEWLVRGYAAQALGDIGNQEQKTFLQQCLQSEESDWVQVNLYEALCQLGERQYYTSLLDLLDSPSYHTRIICTSALVELVEKQDVELILKRFRQRLLIEDAYSVECHLQDKIAYLEETFYGN from the coding sequence ATGAGTGAGATTGAAGAGGTTATGATAGATTCCGAAGATGATCCTGAACTGGAAGAAAAGCTCGAACGAATCAAAGAACTAGCCCAGAAAAGAGATCTAGCTAGTACAGAAGAGATTTTCCAGTTGATTAAAGAACAACAAGATGAGCATGTGATATGGACTCTCGTCGAAGATCTTCCTGTCTTATCTCTTCCTGAGGTAGCGAAAAAAGCCTTGATGAATATCTTTCATACCATAGAAAGAGGAGACTACTCACCAAATTCTATCGTTATAGAAAAGTTGGAAGACTATTGGGATGAAGAGGTAGAGGCATTTTTATTAGATAATATCCAAGATCCGGATGAGATGGTTCGGGTAGCGATATGTGAATTGCTAGGGCGTGGAGAGTCGCAAGCTGGTATCGGGGCGTTACGGATGCTTCTGCAAGACGAGGAATGGTTAGTACGTGGCTATGCAGCTCAAGCTTTAGGGGATATTGGTAATCAGGAACAAAAAACATTTCTTCAACAATGTTTACAGTCGGAAGAAAGTGATTGGGTACAAGTGAACCTCTATGAAGCACTTTGTCAATTGGGAGAGAGGCAGTATTATACTTCTCTATTAGATTTACTGGATTCGCCTTCCTATCATACTAGGATCATCTGTACCTCTGCTCTTGTAGAACTAGTCGAAAAGCAAGATGTAGAATTGATCTTAAAAAGATTTCGTCAGAGACTACTGATAGAGGACGCTTACTCGGTAGAGTGTCATTTACAAGATAAGATAGCCTATTTGGAAGAAACGTTTTACGGGAATTAG
- the hisIE gene encoding bifunctional phosphoribosyl-AMP cyclohydrolase/phosphoribosyl-ATP diphosphatase HisIE — protein MRKPIVLGQSKRLVSRKEYRSVKPDFSKGLIPTILQHAKTNEVLMLGYQNQEAFEKMAETGVAWFYSRSKERLWKKGETSGNIQQVVSWSLDCDQDALLVQVLPAGPTCHTGAVSCFDTPIASIPASTEQEESTVPFQLEDLQQRVQEKRLSQDTSSYTSYLFREGMDKICKKFGEEAVEVILAAKGENRAEVAAESADLLYHLMVLLEISGVTWSNVIQVLAERHQKEGNRKKDRQPIQQW, from the coding sequence ATGAGGAAACCTATTGTATTGGGACAGTCAAAGAGGCTTGTATCCAGAAAGGAGTACCGATCCGTGAAACCTGACTTTTCAAAAGGACTCATCCCTACCATTCTGCAACATGCCAAGACCAACGAAGTGCTAATGCTTGGTTACCAAAACCAAGAAGCCTTTGAGAAAATGGCGGAAACAGGTGTAGCTTGGTTTTACTCTCGCTCCAAAGAACGTCTCTGGAAAAAAGGGGAAACCTCAGGCAACATCCAGCAAGTAGTCTCTTGGAGCCTAGATTGTGATCAAGATGCACTATTGGTTCAGGTTCTACCAGCAGGACCTACTTGTCACACAGGAGCCGTCTCTTGTTTTGACACGCCAATAGCATCCATACCAGCTTCAACCGAACAAGAAGAGAGTACAGTCCCCTTTCAGCTAGAGGACCTACAACAACGTGTCCAAGAAAAAAGATTAAGCCAAGACACTTCTTCCTATACAAGCTATCTTTTCCGGGAAGGGATGGATAAGATCTGTAAAAAGTTCGGAGAAGAAGCAGTCGAGGTAATTCTAGCAGCAAAAGGAGAAAATCGTGCCGAAGTAGCTGCTGAAAGTGCTGATCTGCTCTATCACTTAATGGTATTGCTAGAAATCAGTGGTGTAACTTGGTCCAATGTGATCCAAGTATTAGCGGAGCGTCATCAGAAGGAAGGCAATCGGAAAAAAGATCGTCAACCAATCCAACAATGGTAG
- the hisF gene encoding imidazole glycerol phosphate synthase subunit HisF: protein MLTKRIIPCLDVKEGNVVKGIQFQGLRQMGDPVAMAKRYNAEGADELIFLDISATVEGRSTMLDVVERTAQELFIPLTVGGGISDLTQIQQLLRAGADKVSLNSAAVRRPELIREASDRFGSQCIVVAIDAKKDGDRWVLSTHGGKRLTKIDAVEWAEKAVSLGAGELLVTSMDQDGEKNGYDLPLLRAIGEKVSVPIIASGGCGAPEHIVEVFQETKVSAALAASIFHEETYCIGTVKEACIQKGVPIRET from the coding sequence ATGTTAACTAAACGAATTATCCCTTGTCTCGATGTAAAAGAGGGGAATGTGGTAAAAGGGATTCAATTCCAAGGACTCCGCCAGATGGGAGACCCCGTTGCGATGGCAAAACGCTATAACGCAGAAGGTGCAGATGAACTAATCTTTCTCGACATTTCCGCTACGGTAGAAGGGCGTTCCACGATGCTCGACGTAGTGGAACGCACTGCCCAAGAGCTTTTTATTCCACTAACAGTTGGCGGAGGTATCTCCGATCTAACACAAATTCAACAACTTCTACGTGCTGGTGCTGATAAGGTAAGTCTCAATAGTGCTGCTGTTCGTCGACCTGAGCTCATCCGAGAAGCAAGTGATCGATTTGGTTCTCAGTGCATCGTAGTCGCTATCGATGCAAAAAAGGACGGAGATCGTTGGGTTCTTTCTACACATGGAGGAAAACGTTTGACGAAAATCGATGCGGTTGAGTGGGCAGAAAAAGCAGTCTCACTTGGTGCTGGAGAACTCCTTGTCACCAGCATGGATCAAGATGGCGAGAAAAACGGATATGATCTGCCGCTCCTACGTGCCATTGGAGAAAAAGTTTCTGTACCGATCATCGCCTCTGGCGGTTGTGGTGCACCAGAACATATCGTCGAAGTTTTCCAAGAAACAAAAGTCTCTGCTGCTTTAGCTGCCTCTATTTTTCATGAGGAAACCTATTGTATTGGGACAGTCAAAGAGGCTTGTATCCAGAAAGGAGTACCGATCCGTGAAACCTGA